The Pyrenophora tritici-repentis strain M4 chromosome 3, whole genome shotgun sequence genome has a window encoding:
- a CDS encoding Epimerase domain containing protein, which yields MLRERMKQVELLILGAGWTSNFLVPQLEEANIPYAATTTTGRDGTIPFKFDPESGDSEPYKRLPAAETVLITFPLVGHNQSKALVGLYRSLHGAKNNWIQLGSTGIFNQLPNEWSTSDSHYDKHNKRAIAEDELLSLHGCVLNLSGLYGGERVPSRWLSRIVKSKEDIQKRGAVHFVHGDDVARAIIATHRNFTPGKRWIVSDLRVYDWWDLIMSFSATVSLSAGEEQQLAQKCAGWVGELMAEENVRALPRDTSTLGLKLDSREFWQHHAMWPQHKRLS from the coding sequence ATGCTGCGAGAACGAATGAAACAAGTGGAACTCCTGATCCTAGGCGCTGGCTGGACGTCCAACTTCCTAGTCCCGCAACTGGAAGAGGCCAACATACCATACGCTGCAACTACGACTACGGGAAGAGATGGCACAATACCTTTCAAGTTTGACCCAGAGTCAGGAGATTCGGAGCCTTATAAACGCCTGCCCGCTGCCGAGACGGTGCTCATCACCTTTCCTTTGGTGGGCCACAACCAGTCGAAGGCTCTAGTCGGATTGTATCGCTCCTTACACGGAGCGAAGAACAACTGGATCCAGCTGGGCTCGACTGGTATTTTTAACCAGCTTCCCAATGAGTGGAGCACTTCTGACTCCCACTATGACAAGCACAATAAGCGAGCCATCGCAGAAGACGAGCTACTCTCACTACACGGCTGCGTGTTGAACCTCTCTGGACTTTATGGTGGCGAGCGCGTCCCTTCAAGGTGGCTCTCTCGTATTGTCAAGTCAAAAGAGGATATACAAAAGCGTGGGGCAGTACATTTCGTCCACGGCGATGACGTCGCGCGTGCCATCATCGCTACTCATCGGAATTTTACTCCGGGAAAACGCTGGATTGTATCAGATCTACGTGTCTACGATTGGTGGGATCTCATCATGAGTTTCAGTGCCACAGTCAGTTTGTCTGCCGGAGAAGAGCAGCAGCTCGCTCAAAAATGTGCTGGGTGGGTTGGCGAGCTCATGGCGGAGGAAAACGTTCGCGCTCTGCCCCGCGACACGAGTACTTTGGGTCTGAAGTTAGACTCTAGAGAATTTTGGCAGCATCACGCGATGTGGCCTCAGCATAAACGATTATCCTGA
- a CDS encoding Nth, EndoIII-related endonuclease, with protein sequence MRTSRISRDTARILAASSTRRALRQPRTASNAANPSAGASMIKAEAENDTMNASDSALSSVPPDPSSDNDTQPAPKKRKRGQSNPVVIKHEVEETSITAITSPKKAPKTKKARAAPAKKTKTSDGTVKIEPPANWEEMYALTREMRNENVAPVDTMGCESLAERQRTPRDQRFQTLIALMLSSQTKDTVLAPVMRNMQEKMPGGFNLESVLALEPPALNAFINKVGFHNLKTKYIKQTAEILRDKWNSDIPDSIEGLVSLPGVGPKMGYLCLSAAWGRTEGIGVDVHVHRIVNLWKWHKTQTPEQTRAALESWLPKEKWHDINNLLVGFGQTICLPVGRKCGNCKLADRGLCPSAVVSKSTKVKREEAVVKVEAPGGEVAVQEKVVAAEFAEVKAEDVAGAMLDIEDIGKVPRKRSTRKKYS encoded by the exons ATGCGGACCTCACGCATCTCCCGCGATACAGCGCGAATCCTTGCTGCGAGCAGCACGCGGAGAGCCTTGCGTCAACCCCGAACCGCATCGAATGCAGCGAACCCCAGTGCCGGAGCAAGCATGATCAAGGCAGAAGCTGAAAATGATACGATGAACGCGTCTGATTCTGCATTGAGTTCTGTGCCGCCGGATCCGAGCTCGGACAATGACACGCAACCAGCACCCAAGAAGAGGAAAAGGGGCCAAAGCAATCCAGTTGTTATTAAGCATGAAGTAGAGGAAACTTCAATCACTGCGATCACGTCACCGAAGAAAGCTCCAAAGACGAAGAAAGCGCGCGCTGCGCCTGCGAAAAAGACCAAAACTAGTGATGGAACAGTCAAGATTGAACCGCCGGCGAACTGGGAGGAGATGTATGCCCTAACCAGGGAGATGCGCAATGAAAACGTTGCTCCGGTGGATACCATGGGATGTGAGAGTCTGGCGGAGAGGCAGAGGACGCCGCGCGACCAACGATTCCAGACGCTTATAGCCTTGATGCTCAGCAGCCAGACCAAGGATACCGTTCTGGCACCTGTTATGCGGAACATGCAGGAGAAGATGCCAGGC GGCTTCAACCTTGAATCAGTTCTTGCACTCGAACCACCAGCGCTGAATGCATTCATCAATAAGGTGGGGTTCCACAACCTCAAGACAAAGTACATCAAGCAGACGGCAGAGATACTTAGAGACAAGTGGAACTCGGACATACCCGATAGTATTGAAGGCCTAGTATCACTACCGGGTGTCGGACCAAAGATGGGATATCTCTGTCTGAGCGCAGCCTGGGGTCGGACCGAAGGTATAGGCGTCGACGTTCATGTGCACCGAATAGTCAACCTATGGAAATGGCACAAGACCCAAACACCCGAACAAACCCGCGCAGCACTAGAATCATGGTTGCCTAAAGAAAAATGGCATGATATCAACAATTTGCTGGTGGGCTTTGGACAAACCATATGCTTGCCCGTTGGAAGGAAATGTGGAAACTGCAAACTTGCGGATAGAGGTCTGTGTCCATCTGCAGTGGTATCGAAAAGTACAAAGGTCAAGAGAGAAGAAGCTGTAGTAAAAGTCGAAGCGCCTGGGGGTGAAGTTGCGGTGCAGGAGAAGGTAGTAGCTGCTGAGTTTGCTGAGGTCAAAGCCGAGGATGTGGCAGGTGCAATGCTGGATATCGAGGACATTGGGAAAGTGCCCCGCAAACGATCAACACGGAAGAAGTA CTCATAG
- a CDS encoding Vesicle coat complex COPII, subunit SEC24-subunit SFB2-subunit SFB3, whose translation MPRLPKNNQQGGSSVTKVTKKRQTRRKTSSPPSSPSPPPTTHWSDEMGQTLNFGRPVPFQDNWRPSPPAPAPQPQQHGVYAQGPFPGQAQNEHSVANTHFYSYTAQESQGYGQVQGTQNNFAAPSQQQPYFSQDPQMVFAAQMQPQGIGTYQTHNNFAAPTQQQPYPQIQGMPNTLAAMSEQQEQNSFLPLQEPSQEIPAPLPELYQDPPVQTTQQRDDVSAPTAPDTIDPFLLDTSANVPATQGASIPDANQPIVAFTTSSKQELLEWIPTEPVYSNPDFDASLDVFDYDAYAEQ comes from the coding sequence ATGCCGCGCCTACCCAAGAACAATCAACAAGGCGGCTCGAGCGTGACCAAGGTCACCAAAAAAAGACAAACTCGCCGTAAGacatcatcaccaccatctTCGCCTTCTCCTCCTCCCACTACTCACTGGAGTGACGAAATGGGGCAAACCCTTAACTTTGGGCGTCCGGTTCCCTTCCAGGACAACTGGCGGCCGTCTCCTCCGGCTCCAGCACCACAACCTCAACAACATGGGGTTTATGCCCAGGGCCCTTTTCCTGGGCAAGCGCAAAATGAACATTCTGTTGCGAATACCCATTTTTACTCCTACACTGCGCAGGAGTCGCAGGGATACGGACAGGTACAGGGTACCCAGAACAACTTCGCTGCCCCGTCACAGCAGCAACCCTACTTTTCACAAGACCCTCAGATGGTCTTCGCTGCACAGATGCAGCCACAAGGTATTGGTACATACCAGACCCACAACAACTTCGCTGCCCCGACACAGCAGCAGCCGTACCCTCAAATACAGGGTATGCCGAATACATTGGCTGCTATGTCAGAGCAGCAAGAACAAAATTCATTCCTGCCTCTCCAGGAGCCAAGCCAGGAGATACCTGCTCCCCTCCCCGAGCTGTACCAAGACCCCCCGGTGCAGACCACTCAGCAGCGAGATGATGTGTCTGCGCCTACCGCGCCGGATACGATCGACCCATTTTTGCTGGACACAAGCGCAAATGTGCCGGCTACGCAAGGCGCGTCTATCCCAGACGCAAACCAACCCATCGTCGCATTCACTACCTCCTCCAAACAAGAACTCCTCGAATGGATTCCCACCGAGCCCGTCTACTCCAACCCCGACTTCGACGCCTCGCTCGACGTCTTTGACTACGACGCCTACGCAGAACAATAG